The following coding sequences are from one Paenibacillus sp. FSL R5-0912 window:
- a CDS encoding glycoside hydrolase family 2 protein: MTNQQRAEYPRPQFVRDNWVNLNGEWEFTFDDDNVGSREQWHLGNKPLAQRIQVPFAFQSSLSGIGDPGFHDIVWYRRELEIPESFVDQEILLHFGAVDYEASVWLNGILVAKHEGGHTPFHAGISAALAPAGQPNILVVKAVDYSKDVTLPRGKQYWKSDSASIFYTRTTGIWQTVWMEAVSSVYLGKVKLTPDIDHKSIEIRSFIKGALTSNGELNSDSLKLQVEITFEGQPISSDVYSVRSPEESRSITLSDFNDHGHGHWWSPEQPNLYDVTFTLLDGGKVLDKVTSYFGMRKISVESGRLCLNNRPYFMKLVLDQGYFPDGNLTPPSDEAIRRDVELTKELGFNGARKHQKLEDPRYLYWCDQLGLLVWGEAANAYEYSEEYVRRFTQEWQESIERDYNHPSIVVWVPLNESWGVPNIAADKQQQQHAQAMYHLTKSLDGTRPVVSNDGWELVTTDLFNIHDYEWRREVLEQRYSSVEQAVSGLPGNRKLAVEGFPYADQPILITEFGGVAYKKSDWDGWGYSGAENDEDFAARLRAVIQPLLLSGVVQGYCYTQLTDVEQEINGLLTYDRVPKLPLELIRAINEGK, from the coding sequence ATGACGAATCAGCAACGTGCGGAATATCCGCGTCCGCAATTTGTACGCGATAATTGGGTGAATTTGAACGGGGAGTGGGAGTTTACTTTTGACGATGACAATGTAGGCAGCCGGGAGCAGTGGCATCTGGGAAATAAACCGCTGGCTCAGCGGATACAGGTTCCGTTTGCTTTTCAGAGTAGCCTGAGCGGAATCGGTGATCCCGGATTTCATGACATCGTCTGGTACCGGCGGGAGCTGGAGATTCCGGAGAGTTTTGTAGACCAAGAGATTCTGCTGCATTTCGGCGCTGTGGATTACGAAGCCTCCGTCTGGCTCAACGGGATCCTGGTGGCGAAGCATGAGGGCGGGCATACGCCGTTCCATGCCGGGATTAGCGCCGCACTGGCGCCAGCAGGCCAGCCTAATATTCTGGTGGTCAAAGCTGTGGATTACAGCAAGGACGTAACTCTGCCCCGGGGCAAGCAATATTGGAAGAGCGATTCAGCCAGCATTTTCTATACCCGCACAACGGGCATCTGGCAGACCGTGTGGATGGAGGCGGTATCCTCCGTCTATCTCGGCAAAGTTAAGCTGACGCCGGATATTGACCACAAAAGTATCGAAATCCGCTCCTTCATTAAAGGTGCGCTGACCAGTAATGGAGAGCTGAACAGTGATTCCCTGAAACTTCAGGTGGAGATCACGTTTGAAGGCCAGCCGATTTCAAGTGACGTATACTCTGTGCGCAGCCCGGAAGAGTCCCGGAGCATTACCCTCAGTGATTTCAATGACCATGGGCACGGGCACTGGTGGTCGCCGGAGCAGCCGAATCTCTATGATGTCACTTTTACCCTGCTGGATGGCGGGAAGGTGCTGGATAAGGTAACCAGTTATTTCGGTATGCGCAAAATCTCGGTCGAAAGCGGCAGACTCTGCCTCAACAACCGCCCTTATTTCATGAAGCTGGTGCTGGATCAGGGGTATTTCCCGGACGGCAACCTGACACCGCCCAGTGATGAGGCGATCCGCCGCGATGTCGAGCTGACCAAGGAGCTGGGCTTCAACGGTGCGCGCAAGCACCAGAAGCTGGAGGACCCGCGTTACCTGTACTGGTGTGACCAGCTGGGCTTACTTGTCTGGGGCGAAGCGGCTAATGCCTATGAATACTCGGAAGAGTATGTCCGCCGCTTCACCCAGGAATGGCAGGAGAGCATCGAACGGGATTACAACCATCCTTCGATTGTGGTTTGGGTTCCGCTCAACGAGAGCTGGGGCGTGCCGAACATCGCTGCCGACAAACAGCAGCAGCAGCATGCCCAAGCGATGTACCACCTAACCAAGTCGCTGGACGGGACGCGGCCGGTTGTCTCCAATGACGGCTGGGAGCTGGTCACCACAGACCTGTTCAACATCCACGATTACGAGTGGCGGCGCGAGGTGCTTGAGCAGCGCTATTCCTCCGTGGAGCAGGCCGTCAGCGGCCTGCCGGGCAACCGCAAGCTGGCAGTAGAAGGCTTCCCGTATGCGGACCAGCCGATTCTCATCACAGAATTCGGCGGCGTCGCCTACAAAAAAAGCGACTGGGACGGCTGGGGCTACTCCGGCGCAGAGAACGACGAAGACTTCGCCGCGCGTCTGCGGGCGGTGATACAGCCGCTGCTGCTCTCCGGGGTGGTGCAGGGCTACTGCTACACCCAGCTTACGGATGTGGAGCAGGAGATCAACGGCCTGCTGACGTATGACCGCGTACCGAAGTTGCCGCTGGAGCTGATCCGGGCTATTAATGAGGGGAAATAG
- a CDS encoding cache domain-containing sensor histidine kinase — protein MKSFRGWFRNLALARKLILINVVFIVLPLGLMGYFAFARFTETTERKVGDYQLQTLKQLTLNIDTYMNELNRLTVMPYQYPKVTEYLATKRISGEPLTLDEISGLNSFVTQVFLNGRVDILGVSLYGTGGASYVVMPESQYVTTYKLDENVSWLNKFKGHYGQPVYVATHDLSSSGGNVYQAFSIVRELRSFDDGVTLGYIVIDVDPKFISEILSKVKLDAKELLYITDDSGNLVIGKDHGLPQAAPSLSPEHSGEGVSHVKSEGEGLLMAHVTSEVTGWTTVGVVPVSSLMKDTEVLRTYIILIGIICVGLALLLYVFIAYRITQPLRKLSRLMRSVERGDLSRAFPVSGTDEVGMLGHSFNGMLAKLSELGYLLYETEIREKDAQIAALQSKINPHFLYNTLGSISMYAELEGSPEIITMSNNLSKLLRYSLSGRTEHVTLQDELDHVGGYMAIQQMRYEERIHFTMTIEPSLLDCEVIPLMIQPLVENAINHALDKGVGRGRISLTADSSSQVLRITIEDDGIGMNAEALEALRLHLLNTKELGGRSGNGLLNVHRRIVLHYGDEYGLSLESMPYQGFKAVLRLPVITHQGRAREDDGVA, from the coding sequence TTGAAATCATTTCGCGGCTGGTTCAGGAATCTGGCGCTCGCGCGCAAGCTTATTCTTATCAATGTGGTATTCATTGTGCTGCCGCTGGGGCTGATGGGCTATTTCGCCTTCGCACGCTTCACCGAAACGACGGAGCGCAAGGTTGGCGATTATCAGCTTCAGACGCTGAAGCAGCTTACCCTGAATATCGACACCTATATGAATGAGCTGAACCGGCTGACCGTGATGCCCTATCAGTATCCGAAAGTAACCGAGTATCTGGCTACCAAACGTATCTCCGGTGAACCGCTGACATTGGATGAGATTAGCGGACTGAACAGCTTCGTCACTCAGGTGTTTTTGAACGGCCGGGTAGATATACTAGGTGTCTCTCTGTATGGTACGGGCGGAGCTTCGTATGTGGTCATGCCGGAGAGCCAGTATGTGACGACCTATAAGCTCGATGAAAATGTCAGCTGGCTGAACAAGTTCAAGGGTCACTACGGGCAGCCAGTGTATGTTGCCACACATGACTTAAGCTCAAGCGGCGGAAATGTGTATCAGGCCTTCTCCATTGTGCGGGAGCTGCGCAGCTTCGATGACGGGGTGACCCTCGGGTACATCGTCATTGATGTGGACCCCAAGTTCATTAGTGAGATTCTGTCCAAAGTAAAGCTGGATGCCAAAGAACTGCTGTACATTACGGATGATTCCGGCAACCTGGTCATCGGCAAGGATCATGGACTGCCGCAGGCAGCGCCTTCCCTGTCTCCTGAACATTCGGGTGAAGGGGTAAGTCATGTGAAGTCGGAGGGCGAAGGGCTGCTGATGGCCCACGTAACTTCTGAAGTGACAGGCTGGACCACGGTGGGTGTTGTACCGGTCTCCAGTCTGATGAAAGATACCGAGGTTCTACGCACCTACATTATTCTTATTGGCATCATCTGTGTAGGTCTGGCCCTGCTGCTGTATGTGTTTATCGCCTACCGGATCACCCAACCGCTGCGCAAGCTGAGCCGGCTGATGCGCAGTGTCGAGCGCGGAGACCTCAGCAGGGCTTTTCCGGTGAGCGGTACGGACGAGGTAGGAATGCTGGGCCATTCGTTCAACGGCATGCTCGCCAAGCTTAGCGAACTGGGATATCTGCTCTATGAGACGGAGATCCGGGAGAAGGATGCGCAGATTGCCGCGCTGCAGAGCAAGATCAATCCGCATTTTCTGTACAATACACTGGGTTCCATCAGCATGTACGCCGAGCTTGAGGGCAGTCCGGAGATTATTACGATGTCCAACAATCTCAGCAAGCTGCTGCGCTACAGCCTCAGCGGGCGCACGGAGCATGTGACGCTTCAGGATGAGCTGGACCATGTCGGCGGATATATGGCAATCCAGCAGATGCGCTATGAAGAACGCATTCACTTCACGATGACCATTGAACCTTCGCTGCTGGACTGTGAGGTCATTCCGCTGATGATCCAGCCGCTGGTGGAGAATGCAATCAATCATGCACTGGACAAAGGGGTGGGCCGGGGCCGTATTTCGCTGACCGCGGACAGCAGCAGTCAGGTGCTTAGAATCACTATCGAGGATGATGGCATCGGCATGAATGCGGAGGCGCTTGAGGCGCTTCGGCTGCATCTGCTGAATACGAAGGAGCTGGGCGGACGCTCAGGCAACGGTCTGCTGAATGTTCACCGCCGGATTGTGCTGCATTATGGCGATGAATATGGTCTTTCGCTGGAGAGTATGCCGTATCAGGGCTTCAAGGCAGTGCTGAGGCTGCCGGTTATTACCCATCAGGGCAGAGCAAGGGAGGATGACGGAGTTGCCTAA
- a CDS encoding RNA polymerase sigma factor: MFQVLPSFKSKEKLKFENLYTKYRYLLYKCAFDILKRQNLAEDATSEAFIRIFKNLDKINENNEKETIGFMVIIVKNISLTMLSNEKRNKTLFFQEIDEDIEEHFNLEDAVISNHQYKEIVEAISKLKVELEAPFLLRYVYGYSSKEIAEILCISINNVDVRIYRAKKALADILGKRGLKNG; encoded by the coding sequence ATGTTTCAAGTATTACCCTCTTTTAAGAGTAAAGAAAAATTGAAGTTTGAAAATTTATATACGAAATATAGATATCTATTATATAAGTGTGCTTTTGATATCCTAAAAAGGCAAAACTTAGCCGAAGATGCTACAAGTGAAGCTTTTATTAGAATATTTAAGAATCTGGATAAAATAAATGAGAATAATGAGAAGGAAACTATTGGTTTCATGGTGATCATTGTTAAGAATATATCCCTTACAATGTTATCTAATGAAAAGAGAAATAAAACGTTATTTTTTCAAGAGATTGATGAGGATATAGAAGAACATTTCAATTTGGAAGATGCAGTTATATCTAACCATCAATATAAGGAAATAGTCGAAGCAATAAGTAAATTAAAAGTTGAATTAGAAGCACCGTTTCTGCTCCGGTACGTTTATGGTTACTCCAGTAAAGAGATCGCTGAGATTCTGTGTATCTCTATAAATAATGTTGATGTAAGAATTTATCGTGCGAAAAAAGCCCTTGCTGATATTTTAGGGAAACGGGGTTTAAAAAATGGATAA
- a CDS encoding family 43 glycosylhydrolase, with protein sequence MQQHNNSRTDEVYNGHGGTFKNTLAEIDTPDPSMIYKDGYYYMTFTHNGTDIMVMKSRTMDFRQAERKVVWYPPAETAYSANLWAPELQYIRGSWYIYFAADNGMNENHRMYVLQGDSGDPLGDYTFKGQITDDTNKWAIDGLVMEVDDELYFVWSGWEGDVNAAQNTYIAPMSDPLTISGPRVLLSEPLLPWEQAGGPPYINEGQSVLHHDGRVFIVYSGAGSWTPYYSLGLLALKPGGNPLEAADWTKAEQPLLAMDEAAGVYGPGHNSFTVSPDDSEQWIVYHATTGAADGWNNRKARAQPVCWDDGGLPVFGKPLALSTALKVPAGMGVFQAENAIRSGNRLEFPSLPSTVDSDTPLLVHYVNPGEAQAEAAVSVNAGTPSKLQLPPSEEGQTGYAYLSLPFTAGMNTLAFELPEGSAAELKAIEIPRYEGEAQTLEGNADAEDNPYASGGAAASLSGSDAALRFSNIHVPRSGTYSVSVAVLNASPDAKLEVAVNGDSTIVSTLESKERNQLSFMELELELQLQSGANEIILFDRQGSFGIDYMDIWQKSE encoded by the coding sequence GTGCAGCAGCACAATAATAGCAGGACGGATGAGGTCTACAATGGGCATGGCGGGACGTTTAAGAACACACTTGCCGAGATCGATACTCCTGATCCGAGCATGATCTACAAGGATGGATATTATTACATGACCTTTACCCATAACGGAACGGATATTATGGTGATGAAGTCACGCACAATGGATTTCCGCCAGGCCGAGCGGAAGGTGGTATGGTATCCGCCGGCGGAGACCGCCTACTCGGCGAATCTCTGGGCACCCGAGCTCCAGTATATCCGGGGCAGCTGGTATATCTATTTTGCCGCGGATAACGGAATGAATGAGAATCACCGGATGTATGTGCTTCAGGGGGACAGCGGTGATCCGCTGGGCGATTACACCTTCAAGGGCCAAATAACCGACGACACCAACAAATGGGCGATCGACGGGCTGGTGATGGAGGTGGATGATGAGCTGTATTTCGTCTGGTCCGGCTGGGAAGGCGATGTGAACGCTGCGCAGAACACCTATATTGCACCAATGAGTGATCCGCTGACGATCAGCGGACCGAGGGTGCTGCTAAGCGAGCCGCTGCTCCCATGGGAGCAGGCCGGAGGCCCGCCGTACATTAATGAAGGCCAGTCAGTCCTTCATCATGACGGCCGCGTCTTCATTGTCTATTCCGGCGCGGGCAGCTGGACTCCGTATTACAGTCTGGGCCTGCTGGCCTTGAAGCCCGGCGGCAATCCGCTGGAGGCGGCAGACTGGACCAAGGCGGAGCAGCCGCTGCTGGCGATGGATGAAGCCGCCGGAGTGTACGGACCGGGGCATAACTCGTTTACGGTGTCGCCGGATGACAGCGAACAGTGGATTGTCTACCACGCAACTACAGGGGCAGCGGACGGCTGGAACAACCGCAAAGCGCGTGCCCAGCCGGTCTGCTGGGACGATGGCGGCCTGCCGGTGTTCGGGAAGCCGCTGGCGCTGAGCACGGCACTTAAGGTTCCCGCTGGAATGGGAGTATTCCAGGCTGAGAATGCCATCCGCAGCGGGAACCGGCTGGAGTTCCCGTCCCTGCCGTCCACAGTAGATAGCGATACTCCGCTGCTGGTGCATTATGTGAATCCGGGTGAAGCGCAGGCGGAGGCGGCAGTCTCAGTGAATGCTGGAACACCGTCAAAGCTTCAGCTGCCGCCTTCCGAAGAGGGACAGACCGGATACGCCTATCTGAGCTTACCGTTCACAGCCGGGATGAATACATTAGCCTTTGAGCTGCCGGAGGGAAGTGCAGCTGAACTGAAGGCCATTGAAATTCCGCGTTATGAAGGTGAAGCCCAGACGCTGGAGGGGAATGCTGATGCGGAGGATAACCCGTATGCCTCTGGCGGAGCGGCGGCGAGCCTGAGCGGAAGTGATGCCGCGCTGCGTTTCAGCAATATTCACGTTCCGCGAAGTGGGACCTACTCCGTCTCCGTAGCTGTTCTTAATGCTTCACCGGACGCGAAGCTGGAGGTGGCGGTGAACGGGGATTCTACGATCGTATCAACCCTGGAATCTAAGGAACGAAACCAATTATCCTTCATGGAGCTGGAGCTGGAGCTGCAATTGCAGAGCGGTGCGAACGAAATCATTCTTTTTGACAGACAAGGCAGCTTCGGTATAGATTATATGGATATATGGCAGAAGAGTGAATGA
- a CDS encoding response regulator, which produces MPKILIVDDESVFRKGLRKMITSLEGNWEVVGEAIDGYDALDKLAELSPEVLLTDIRMPRMDGIQLQQMAGGRFKDLMTVVVSGYDEFAYVQQSMRQGAKDYLMKPVERQELSRVLERLGRELAERKALPVRKDEPWQVQPVLKRHVAGHLIESLLKGKTEDSDLQLLREMGFAFGHPYFLCMVIKLDKHSVEKERYQRGDASLFLLYIQQVVQEMIDRHATGLSFVLSDTEVVALLNIAEPEHSLSAPGALGDLIRRQIRSLSNLTVTIGVSNPAEGLPGIPKAYSEAGIALLYRLIEGGDKLLDYAKMTERPHSGSGPLKWSWEMLEKSITGGRVASIGPIVEHMIEELCSKADSPESIHQQICKLLLYYYELSEELEVTESWLGSKDIRKVLFDVCSLSSRQELAEKCRGLLLTLTGCIAKSREVKDLDPVAAAQRYISQHYDHPLSLKEVADEVYLNPAYFSNLFKQRTGVTFIEFLTHIRMEEARKKLAFTDEKISRIAEETGFGNVRHFNRVFKNCSGFSPKEYRDSIRKAQAASMDGRE; this is translated from the coding sequence TTGCCTAAAATACTGATTGTTGACGATGAGTCTGTCTTCCGCAAAGGTCTGCGCAAAATGATCACCAGCCTGGAGGGTAACTGGGAGGTGGTTGGTGAAGCCATTGACGGCTATGATGCGCTTGACAAGCTGGCCGAGCTGTCGCCGGAAGTGCTGCTCACGGATATCCGCATGCCGCGGATGGACGGGATTCAGCTGCAGCAGATGGCCGGGGGAAGGTTCAAGGATCTGATGACCGTCGTGGTCAGCGGCTATGACGAGTTCGCCTATGTGCAGCAGTCGATGCGCCAGGGGGCGAAGGATTATCTGATGAAGCCGGTCGAACGCCAGGAGCTGAGCCGTGTGCTGGAGAGACTGGGGCGGGAACTGGCCGAGCGCAAGGCGCTTCCGGTGCGCAAGGATGAACCATGGCAGGTCCAGCCTGTACTGAAGCGGCATGTGGCCGGTCATCTGATCGAGAGTCTGCTGAAAGGCAAAACAGAAGATAGCGACCTGCAGCTGCTGCGGGAGATGGGCTTCGCCTTCGGCCATCCTTACTTTCTCTGCATGGTGATTAAGCTGGATAAGCATTCGGTGGAGAAGGAGCGTTATCAGCGGGGCGATGCCTCCCTGTTCCTCCTGTATATCCAGCAGGTTGTCCAGGAAATGATTGACCGCCATGCGACAGGTTTAAGCTTCGTGCTGTCGGATACCGAGGTGGTGGCTTTGCTGAATATAGCTGAGCCGGAGCATTCCTTATCGGCACCGGGAGCTCTGGGCGACCTGATCCGCAGGCAGATCCGCTCTTTGTCCAACCTGACGGTAACCATCGGGGTCAGTAATCCGGCGGAAGGACTGCCGGGTATTCCGAAAGCTTATAGTGAAGCCGGAATCGCCCTCTTGTACCGGCTGATCGAAGGCGGTGATAAGCTGCTCGATTATGCCAAAATGACAGAGCGCCCCCATTCCGGAAGCGGACCTTTGAAATGGTCATGGGAGATGCTGGAGAAGTCGATTACCGGAGGAAGAGTGGCCAGCATCGGCCCGATTGTTGAACATATGATTGAAGAGCTGTGCAGTAAGGCAGATTCACCGGAGAGTATTCATCAGCAAATCTGTAAGCTGCTGCTGTACTATTACGAGCTGTCCGAAGAGCTTGAGGTTACGGAATCGTGGCTGGGATCGAAGGATATCCGCAAGGTGCTGTTCGATGTATGCAGCCTCTCTTCGCGGCAGGAGCTGGCCGAGAAATGCCGGGGGCTGCTGCTCACCCTGACCGGCTGCATTGCGAAGTCCAGAGAGGTGAAGGATCTCGATCCAGTTGCTGCCGCCCAGCGCTACATTTCGCAGCATTATGATCATCCGCTAAGCCTTAAGGAAGTGGCGGATGAGGTGTATTTGAACCCGGCGTATTTCAGCAATCTATTCAAACAAAGAACAGGCGTCACCTTTATCGAATTCCTGACCCATATCCGGATGGAAGAAGCGCGCAAGAAGCTGGCCTTCACAGATGAGAAAATCAGCAGGATCGCTGAGGAGACGGGCTTTGGCAATGTGCGCCACTTCAACCGCGTGTTCAAAAACTGCAGCGGTTTTTCGCCTAAAGAATACAGGGATAGTATACGCAAGGCGCAGGCGGCTTCTATGGATGGCCGGGAGTGA
- a CDS encoding ABC transporter substrate-binding protein: MRDTGRYSGLKRNKLITLSILLLAMLLVLGGCGTDGAEESPQAAAEPVTLEYWTPFSGGDNIFMTELVQQFNREHGDIRIEQINSRLDDYYSRLRTAILSGNAPDLAIIHATNLPQFVQNGYIEPLDGLAADTGLDWGQFNAKIAESTVYGGAHYAIPLDTHTLVLYYNKKYLKEAGLLDAGDKPLISKGERGFTEFLQQLKAELPPGVAPLALPSTRIDSVWLWWSLYNQMQGGGVFYNPEGTQAVFNNKESLQALEFVNSLYQQELIPPDINDAFKLFYDGEAAMLITGVWGTGAFEKDENLELGVVPVPVIYDHPAVWGDSHTLAIPAKSEMSAEKRNAAMIFARWAVEHGVMWAEAGHVPSSREVVESGAYAALKFRSDYANTANSVAYWPRNVKQWSINEEIIRQFEKMIYKEQSPEQALQKAVDSINLQLKK; the protein is encoded by the coding sequence ATGAGAGATACGGGTCGCTATAGCGGACTCAAACGGAACAAACTGATTACGCTTTCAATTCTGCTGCTGGCTATGCTTCTGGTGCTGGGTGGTTGCGGTACAGATGGGGCAGAGGAATCCCCCCAGGCTGCCGCTGAGCCGGTAACTCTGGAGTATTGGACTCCATTCAGCGGCGGAGACAACATTTTCATGACCGAGCTGGTGCAGCAGTTCAACCGGGAGCACGGGGATATCCGGATCGAACAGATCAACTCCCGGCTGGATGATTATTATTCCCGGCTGCGCACGGCGATTCTGTCCGGTAATGCACCGGATTTAGCCATTATTCACGCGACCAATCTGCCGCAATTCGTGCAGAACGGTTATATTGAGCCGCTTGACGGACTCGCTGCGGATACCGGGCTGGACTGGGGCCAGTTCAATGCCAAAATCGCTGAGTCCACGGTCTACGGCGGTGCCCATTATGCTATACCCCTGGATACGCATACGTTAGTGCTCTATTACAATAAGAAGTATTTAAAAGAGGCTGGGCTGCTGGATGCCGGGGACAAACCGTTGATCAGCAAGGGAGAGCGAGGGTTTACGGAGTTCCTGCAGCAGTTGAAGGCGGAGTTGCCGCCCGGTGTTGCTCCGCTGGCTCTGCCCAGCACACGTATTGATTCCGTGTGGCTGTGGTGGAGCCTGTACAATCAGATGCAGGGCGGTGGTGTCTTTTACAATCCCGAAGGTACGCAGGCGGTCTTTAACAACAAGGAATCGCTTCAGGCTCTGGAGTTCGTGAATAGCCTGTATCAGCAGGAGCTGATTCCGCCGGATATTAATGATGCCTTCAAGCTGTTCTATGACGGGGAGGCCGCTATGCTGATTACGGGGGTGTGGGGAACCGGCGCTTTTGAGAAGGATGAGAACCTGGAGCTGGGCGTCGTGCCGGTTCCGGTCATCTACGATCATCCGGCGGTCTGGGGAGATTCGCATACGCTGGCTATTCCGGCCAAAAGCGAGATGAGTGCGGAGAAGCGTAATGCTGCCATGATTTTTGCCCGCTGGGCGGTGGAGCATGGAGTGATGTGGGCGGAAGCCGGTCATGTACCGAGTTCCCGGGAGGTCGTAGAGAGCGGAGCGTATGCTGCACTGAAGTTCCGCAGTGATTATGCCAATACCGCCAACTCCGTAGCCTACTGGCCGAGAAATGTGAAGCAGTGGAGTATTAATGAAGAGATTATCCGGCAGTTTGAGAAAATGATCTACAAGGAGCAAAGCCCGGAGCAGGCTCTGCAAAAAGCGGTGGACAGCATTAACCTTCAGCTGAAGAAATAA